The following are from one region of the bacterium genome:
- a CDS encoding ParA family protein, which yields MEPENVSRETLPTPTAGVSRETHRIAVINQKGGVGKTTTAVSLASDLIGRGYKVLLIDLDPQGNATTALGVDRYQEDLTTSYELLFEPGNSHRPMPLAPPLPHLFPGNIALIRADLDLLNHGEDRESMLKRALEPVSKQYDVVIFDSPPSLGLVTLNILLASDSVLIPIQSEYLALEGLSMLLDTLSEIREAHHPALKILGCLITMTDLRTNLSQQVVADVRQHLGDLVFDTMIPRTVRLSECPSHGQTIFQYERWGIGSRAYENLTNEVLKRLGMPLRQEEEA from the coding sequence TTAACCAAAAGGGGGGTGTCGGCAAGACAACAACGGCCGTCAGCCTGGCCTCCGATCTGATCGGCCGGGGCTACAAAGTCCTTCTGATCGACCTGGACCCTCAGGGCAATGCAACCACCGCCCTTGGAGTCGATCGATACCAGGAAGACTTGACGACCTCCTACGAGCTCCTCTTCGAGCCCGGCAACAGTCACAGGCCCATGCCCCTCGCCCCCCCTCTCCCCCACCTGTTTCCGGGCAATATCGCCCTGATTCGGGCTGACTTAGATCTTCTGAACCACGGAGAAGACCGTGAATCGATGCTGAAACGGGCCCTGGAGCCCGTTTCCAAGCAATATGACGTCGTGATCTTCGATTCGCCACCATCCCTTGGCCTGGTGACGCTGAACATTCTCCTGGCCAGTGACTCCGTCCTGATTCCGATCCAGTCCGAGTATCTAGCCCTCGAGGGTCTTTCGATGCTTCTGGATACTCTCTCGGAAATCCGCGAGGCGCACCATCCCGCCCTCAAGATTCTTGGTTGTCTGATCACCATGACGGATCTGCGGACGAATCTCTCGCAGCAAGTTGTCGCGGATGTCCGCCAGCACCTGGGCGACCTGGTGTTTGATACCATGATTCCACGAACGGTCCGCCTGAGCGAATGCCCCTCCCACGGGCAGACGATCTTCCAGTACGAACGGTGGGGGATTGGCTCCAGGGCCTACGAAAACCTCACAAACGAGGTCTTGAAGCGCCTCGGAATGCCGTTGAGACAAGAAGAGGAGGCCTGA